In Phyllostomus discolor isolate MPI-MPIP mPhyDis1 chromosome 3, mPhyDis1.pri.v3, whole genome shotgun sequence, a single genomic region encodes these proteins:
- the ZBTB34 gene encoding zinc finger and BTB domain-containing protein 34, translated as MSVEMDSSSFIQFDVPEYSSTVLSQLNELRLQGKLCDIIVHIQGQPFRAHKAVLAASSPYFRDHSALSTMSGLSISVIKNPNVFEQLLSFCYTGRMSLQLKDVVSFLTAASFLQMQCVIDKCTQILESIHSKISVGDVDSVTVGAEETPESRNGVKDGSFFANPVEISPPYCSQVRQPAAGSDLRMETTPSKALRGRLQEEGHSDRGSSGSVSEYEIQIEGDHEQGDLLVRESQITEVKVKMEKSDRPSCSDSSSLGDDGYHTEMVDGEQVVAVNVGSYGSVLQHAYSYSQAASQPTSVAEAFGSLSNSSPSRSMLSCFRGGRARQKRALSVHLHSDLQGLVQGSDSEAVMSNAGYESSPRERSVRGHWYPYNERLICIYCGKSFNQKGSLDRHMRLHMGITPFVCKFCGKKYTRKDQLEYHIRGHTDDKPFRCEICGKCFPFQGTLNQHLRKNHPGVAEVRSRIESPERTDVYVEQKLENDASASEMALDSRMEIHTVSDAPD; from the coding sequence ATGTCAGTAGAAATGGACAGCAGCAGTTTTATTCAGTTTGACGTGCCCGAGTACAGCAGCACCGTTCTGAGCCAGCTAAACGAGCTCCGCCTGCAAGGGAAACTATGTGACATCATTGTCCACATTCAGGGTCAGCCGTTCCGAGCCCACAAAGCAGTCCTCGCTGCCAGCTCCCCGTACTTCCGGGACCATTCCGCACTAAGTACCATGAGTGGCTTGTCCATATCAGTGATTAAAAACCCCAATGTGTTTGAACAGTTGCTTTCGTTTTGTTACACTGGAAGAATGTCCCTGCAGCTGAAGGACGTGGTCAGTTTTCTGACGGCAGCCAGCTTTCTTCAGATGCAGTGTGTCATCGACAAGTGCACGCAGATCCTGGAGAGCATCCATTCGAAAATCAGCGTCGGGGACGTGGACTCGGTGACCGTCGGCGCCGAGGAGACCCCGGAGAGCCGGAACGGAGTTAAAGACGGCAGCTTCTTCGCCAACCCCGTCGAAATCTCCCCTCCCTACTGCTCTCAGGTACGGCAGCCCGCCGCCGGCAGCGATCTTCGGATGGAGACAACGCCCAGCAAAGCTCTGCGCGGCCGCCTGCAGGAGGAAGGGCACTCGGACCGAGGGAGCAGCGGGAGCGTTTCCGAGTACGAGATCCAGATCGAGGGGGACCATGAGCAAGGGGACCTGCTGGTGAGGGAGAGCCAGATCACCGAGGTGAAGGTGAAGATGGAGAAGTCCGACCGGCCCAGCTGCTCCGACAGCTCCTCCCTGGGGGACGATGGCTACCACACCGAGATGGTCGACGGGGAGCAGGTCGTGGCGGTGAACGTGGGTTCCTACGGGTCTGTGCTCCAGCACGCCTACTCCTATTCCCAGGCAGCCTCCCAGCCCACCAGCGTAGCGGAAGCTTTTGGAAGTTTGAGTAATTCCAGCCCCTCCAGGTCCATGCTGAGCTGTTTCCGAGGAGGGCGTGCCCGCCAAAAGCGGGCTTTGTCTGTCCATCTGCACAGTGATCTGCAGGGGTTGGTGCAGGGGTCAGACAGCGAAGCTGTGATGAGTAACGCCGGGTATGAGAGCAGCCCCCGGGAGAGGAGTGTGAGAGGGCACTGGTACCCGTACAACGAGAGGCTGATCTGTATTTACTGTGGAAAGTCCTTCAACCAGAAAGGCAGCCTCGACAGGCATATGCGACTCCACATGGGAATCACCCCCTTTGTGTGCAAGTTCTGCGGGAAGAAGTACACGCGGAAGGACCAGCTGGAGTACCACATCCGGGGCCACACCGATGACAAACCGTTCCGCTGTGAGATCTGCGGCAAGTGCTTTCCGTTCCAAGGTACCCTCAACCAGCACCTGCGGAAAAACCACCCGGGGGTCGCGGAAGTCAGGAGCCGCATCGAGTCCCCCGAGAGAACAGATGTGTACGTGGAACAGAAACTAGAAAATGACGCGTCGGCCTCCGAGATGGCCCTCGATTCCCGGATGGAAATTCACACAGTGTCCGATGCTCCTGATTAA